One Mangifera indica cultivar Alphonso chromosome 4, CATAS_Mindica_2.1, whole genome shotgun sequence genomic region harbors:
- the LOC123214600 gene encoding mitogen-activated protein kinase kinase kinase 1-like isoform X1, with the protein MDSHPNPRSRPRSRPRPKLDRRNAIKNIEYEASSSSSYDDHHSTNLRTLSLDLSPLTDHKTSFRIKGIDGEFDIICRSLGLSGPEDFAIPAAAWEARKAARSSSEVAPASRSRFSKDEELGQRNDGFKASVLVDEPPSSLNSITQRTTNGINGDRPPVLAPPPARLRPVLDNFGSTWDILKSFAPESDEDSLNSPVRAGFVSSLGEIERNAQRLGEAHDDDAESDEDSLNLNSPVRVGFVSSLAELERNAQRLGEARDDDGNDGGGGGVIKNQTSLVLEPVYNVSPNGKFRRNITSWQKGELLGSGSFGTVYEGFTDDGFFFAVKEVSLLDQGNQGKQSILQLQQEISLLSQFEHENIVQYLGTDKDDKMLYIFLELVTKGSLAKLYQKYHLRDSQVSAYTRQILSGLKYLHDQNVVHRDIKCANILVDASGSVKLADFGLAKATKMNDVKSSKGTPFWMAPEVVNLRNRGYGLAADIWSLGCTVLEMLTSQPPYSDLEGMQALFRIGRGIAPEVPRSLSKDARGFILKCLQVNPSERPTAAQLLDHPFLKRPLQTSHGPASPFYNSRWS; encoded by the exons ATGGACTCCCACCCCAATCCTCGCTCTCGCCCTCGCTCTCGCCCTCGTCCCAAACTCGATCGCCGAAACGCCATCAAAAACATCGAATACGaagcttcctcttcttcttcttacgACGATCACCACTCCACCAATCTCCGTACTCTCTCTCTCGATTTATCCCCTTTGACCGATCACAAAACCAGCTTTCGAATTAAAGGCATCGACGGCGAATTCGACATAATTTGCCGCTCTTTGGGCCTCTCCGGCCCCGAAGACTTTGCTATTCCCGCCGCCGCTTGGGAGGCCCGAAAGGCGGCTCGCTCTTCTTCCGAAGTTGCCCCTGCTTCACGGTCTCGATTTAGTAAAGATGAGGAGTTAGGCCAACGTAATGATGGTTTTAAAGCTAGTGTCTTAGTTGATGAACCTCCAagtagtttgaattcaattactCAGAGGACCACTAACGGAATCAACGGAGATCGGCCGCCGGTGTTGGCACCTCCTCCTGCGAGGCTACGGCCAGTTCTTGATAATTTTGGCTCGACTTGGGATATATTGAAGTCTTTTGCGCCTGAGTCGGATGAGGATTCTTTAAACTCGCCTGTTCGGGCAGGTTTTGTTAGTTCTTTGGGTGAAATTGAACGAAATGCTCAGAGATTAGGAGAAGCTCATGATGATGATGCTGAATCGGATGAGGACTCTTTGAATTTGAACTCGCCTGTTCGGGTAGGGTTTGTTAGTTCTTTGGCTGAATTGGAACGAAATGCGCAGAGATTAGGAGAAGCTCGCGATGATGATGGCAATGATGGTGGTGGCGGTGGTgttattaaaaatcaaactagTTTGGTTTTGGAGCCAGTGTATAATGTTTCTCCGAATGGGAAATTTAGAAGAAATATTACTTCGTGGCAAAAGGGTGAGCTTTTGGGAAGTGGATCTTTTGGGACTGTTTATGAAGGCTTTACAGA tGATGGATTCTTTTTTGCTGTAAAGGAGGTTTCTTTGTTGGATCAAGGAAATCAGGGAAAGCAGAGCATTCTCCAGCTTCAGCAG GAAATCTCTCTTTTAAGTCAGTTTGAACACGAAAACATTGTTCAATACTTAGGCACAGACAAG GATGATAAGATGCTTTATATCTTCCTTGAGCTTGTAACGAAAGGTTCACTTGCAAAGCTCTATCAAAAGTATCATTTGAGGGATTCTCAGGTTTCTGCATACACAAGGCAGATCCTTAGTGGTTTAAAGTATCTGCACGACCAAAATGTGGTTCACAG GGATATAAAATGTGCCAATATATTGGTGGATGCAAGTGGATCCGTCAAACTTGCAGATTTCGGGTTGGCAAAG GCAACTAAAATGAATGATGTTAAATCCAGCAAAGGGACTCCATTCTGGATGGCCCCTGAG GTTGTCAACTTAAGGAACCGTGGGTATGGACTAGCAGCTGATATATGGAGCCTTGGGTGCACAGTACTGGAGATGTTAACCAGTCAACCTCCTTACTCTGATTTGGAAGGC ATGCAAGCGTTATTTAGAATTGGCAGGGGTATAGCCCCTGAAGTACCTAGGTCACTTTCCAAAGATGCCCGAGGTTTCATCCTAAAATGCTTGCAAGTTAATCCAAGTGAGCGGCCTACTGCAGCACAGTTATTGGACCATCCATTTTTGAAGAGGCCACTGCAAACTTCCCATGGCCCTGCTTCTCCTTTTTATAACAGCAGATGGTCTTGA
- the LOC123214600 gene encoding mitogen-activated protein kinase kinase kinase 1-like isoform X2 produces the protein MDSHPNPRSRPRSRPRPKLDRRNAIKNIEYEASSSSSYDDHHSTNLRTLSLDLSPLTDHKTSFRIKGIDGEFDIICRSLGLSGPEDFAIPAAAWEARKAARSSSEVAPASRSRFSKDEELGQRNDGFKASVLVDEPPSSLNSITQRTTNGINGDRPPVLAPPPARLRPVLDNFGSTWDILKSFAPESDEDSLNSPVRAGFVSSLGEIERNAQRLGEAHDDDAESDEDSLNLNSPVRVGFVSSLAELERNAQRLGEARDDDGNDGGGGGVIKNQTSLVLEPVYNVSPNGKFRRNITSWQKGELLGSGSFGTVYEGFTDDGFFFAVKEVSLLDQGNQGKQSILQLQQEISLLSQFEHENIVQYLGTDKDDKMLYIFLELVTKGSLAKLYQKYHLRDSQVSAYTRQILSGLKYLHDQNVVHRDIKCANILVDASGSVKLADFGLAKATKMNDVKSSKGTPFWMAPEMQALFRIGRGIAPEVPRSLSKDARGFILKCLQVNPSERPTAAQLLDHPFLKRPLQTSHGPASPFYNSRWS, from the exons ATGGACTCCCACCCCAATCCTCGCTCTCGCCCTCGCTCTCGCCCTCGTCCCAAACTCGATCGCCGAAACGCCATCAAAAACATCGAATACGaagcttcctcttcttcttcttacgACGATCACCACTCCACCAATCTCCGTACTCTCTCTCTCGATTTATCCCCTTTGACCGATCACAAAACCAGCTTTCGAATTAAAGGCATCGACGGCGAATTCGACATAATTTGCCGCTCTTTGGGCCTCTCCGGCCCCGAAGACTTTGCTATTCCCGCCGCCGCTTGGGAGGCCCGAAAGGCGGCTCGCTCTTCTTCCGAAGTTGCCCCTGCTTCACGGTCTCGATTTAGTAAAGATGAGGAGTTAGGCCAACGTAATGATGGTTTTAAAGCTAGTGTCTTAGTTGATGAACCTCCAagtagtttgaattcaattactCAGAGGACCACTAACGGAATCAACGGAGATCGGCCGCCGGTGTTGGCACCTCCTCCTGCGAGGCTACGGCCAGTTCTTGATAATTTTGGCTCGACTTGGGATATATTGAAGTCTTTTGCGCCTGAGTCGGATGAGGATTCTTTAAACTCGCCTGTTCGGGCAGGTTTTGTTAGTTCTTTGGGTGAAATTGAACGAAATGCTCAGAGATTAGGAGAAGCTCATGATGATGATGCTGAATCGGATGAGGACTCTTTGAATTTGAACTCGCCTGTTCGGGTAGGGTTTGTTAGTTCTTTGGCTGAATTGGAACGAAATGCGCAGAGATTAGGAGAAGCTCGCGATGATGATGGCAATGATGGTGGTGGCGGTGGTgttattaaaaatcaaactagTTTGGTTTTGGAGCCAGTGTATAATGTTTCTCCGAATGGGAAATTTAGAAGAAATATTACTTCGTGGCAAAAGGGTGAGCTTTTGGGAAGTGGATCTTTTGGGACTGTTTATGAAGGCTTTACAGA tGATGGATTCTTTTTTGCTGTAAAGGAGGTTTCTTTGTTGGATCAAGGAAATCAGGGAAAGCAGAGCATTCTCCAGCTTCAGCAG GAAATCTCTCTTTTAAGTCAGTTTGAACACGAAAACATTGTTCAATACTTAGGCACAGACAAG GATGATAAGATGCTTTATATCTTCCTTGAGCTTGTAACGAAAGGTTCACTTGCAAAGCTCTATCAAAAGTATCATTTGAGGGATTCTCAGGTTTCTGCATACACAAGGCAGATCCTTAGTGGTTTAAAGTATCTGCACGACCAAAATGTGGTTCACAG GGATATAAAATGTGCCAATATATTGGTGGATGCAAGTGGATCCGTCAAACTTGCAGATTTCGGGTTGGCAAAG GCAACTAAAATGAATGATGTTAAATCCAGCAAAGGGACTCCATTCTGGATGGCCCCTGAG ATGCAAGCGTTATTTAGAATTGGCAGGGGTATAGCCCCTGAAGTACCTAGGTCACTTTCCAAAGATGCCCGAGGTTTCATCCTAAAATGCTTGCAAGTTAATCCAAGTGAGCGGCCTACTGCAGCACAGTTATTGGACCATCCATTTTTGAAGAGGCCACTGCAAACTTCCCATGGCCCTGCTTCTCCTTTTTATAACAGCAGATGGTCTTGA